The region ACCTGGATAAGGGCATTGAGCGAGGTAAGCTGACCGAGACCGAAAAAGAAACTGCTTTGGCAAACCTTACCTATACCGGCGACACGCTGCAGCTGAGCTGCGATGTGATCATAGAGGCAGTGGTAGAGCGGCTGGAGGTGAAGCAGAGCATTTTCCAGGAGCTGGCCAGCATCAACACACCCGATACCATACTTGCCTCTAACACCTCCTCTATTCCGATAACCCAGATTGCCGCTGCCGTACCTAACCCGGAGCGCGTGGTGGGGATGCACTTCTTTAACCCGGCTCATATCATGAAATTGGTGGAGGTAATCTCCGGTGCTGCTACCTCCCCTGAGGTGGCACAAACTATAAGGCAACTGGCCGAGAAGCTCGGCAAGACTGCCGTGATGGCCCAGGACTCGCCGGGCTTTATCGTGAACCGCGTGGCGCGCCATTTTTACGTGGAGGGCCTGAAGCTGCTTGAGGAAGGTGTGGCAGACGTGGAAACTATAGACAAGCTAATGCAGGCCAGCGGCTTCAAAATGGGCCCTTTTGAGCTCATGGACCTGATTGGTGTTGATACGAATTACTCCGTAACCACCTCCATGTTCGAGGCTTTCCATTATGACGCCAAATTCAGGCCAAGCCGCATTCAGCAGCAGAAAGTGGATGCAGGGCACCACGGCCGCAAGTCAGGCAAAGGCTTTTATACATATGAGAAGTAAGTTACTGTTGCTGCCCCTGCTGGCCATACTTGCCGGTGCCTGTAGCAAAGACAACAGCAACAGCCCCATTATACCTTATGTGCCGGTAAACGCACAGCTCAACATCAACAGCCAGCTATACCCCGACCTGCGCCAGGATGGTGGTTATGCTTACCTGCCGGATGGCTACAAAGGGATTATTGTGGTACGGCAGAACGCTGGCAGCTACCTCGCCTTCGAGCGCACCTGCACTTACGATCCCACCAACGAGTGTGTGCTGGAAGTAGACCCTTCGCGGCTGTACATCACCGACCCGTGCTGCGGCTCTCAGTTCAACCTGCAGGGGCAAGTAATCGGCGGTCCGGCTATTTCAGCCCTCCTACAGTATCGAACTTCGCTGGTAGCCTCTACACTCTATATTTCCAACTGATTTTTTAGAATTGATTTACAGCAGCTTAAACTATTTTAAAAGATTTTTTTGAGGCCATACTTGCGTATTAAGCTTTACTGCCGTAATATTGCATCATCAAACGGCGGGAGACTGCTTATGATAATGTCGAGATTCCTCCTTAGCTCAGTCGGTTAGAGCACCTGACTGTTAATCAGGGGGTCCCTGGTTCGAGCCCAGGAGGGGGAGCCTGATAGAGAGCCACTTACGAGTCAAATCGTTAAGTGGCTCTTTTTATTTGCATACGATTTGCATACAAAAGGCCTTAAATGCTACTTTTGGCAAACCGACGACTTCACTTTTCCCTACCGCACTTTGGACTGGTAAGCTTTATCGACACTACTACTTATGAGGTTAAAGATAACAAGAAGCCGCATCATGTGTATGCCTGGCAAAGGCCAACTCCTTACCTGGCATGTGGTGACGCCGTAGTAGTATTCGTCTTAGCCAAGGCACCTTTCGGCCATCATACGCTCTGCCACAGAGGCCACTTCCTTCTCGCTGCCTCTGGCGATACCCTCAAAGCTGCTTACGTCCCCCCGCTGTCCCTTGTGGTAAAGCAGGCACTTGGGTATGATCCCTTCGAACATCGTGCCGGAGAAGCTCCCGAACACCTCAATGACCAGGCCGTGCTCCTCATGGACCCAGAGCCAACCGATTTCTGCCTCGCTAAAGCCCAACTCGACGAAGCGGCACTCCATGGCGCTGTAAGGCCGTACCCTTCGGGCAGGGAACTCTCTGTAGAGGGATGGTAGGTGCCTGAACATGTCTGTCTTCCTGAAATGGTTTGTGAGCGCAATATACTGCGTTTTCAGCATACCGAGAGAGCCGGGGAAAGGTTAGTCGGTCTACGGAGCAAGTGTGCTTGTAGGGGCTCTGTGCCGCTGAGCGCGGAGGTAATTTCCTTATACTATTAAGCATAGTTTTTAAGCAAAAAACGTCAGCACCAAAGCACGTAAAAGATAGGTGAAAGGGAGGTGCCACCTTGCCTCCTTACTGGAAAGAGGTGCCCTTTTTCGCCCTTCATAGAAAAAGAGGAACAGCAGGAAAAGGAGCCCCATACCTTTAATCCATTACAATAGAGACTATAATAAAGACTATGTTAGAGACTATACTATAGTCTAGAGTATAGACTATATTCCTCTAGACAAAATAGGATCCCCCTACTCCTACTGGACGACAACCCTGTAGAGGTCCTAGCACTACCAGTATTTCAAGCTATGCGACTATGCACATAGTTACTATGCCGAAGGGGCCAGAGGAACTCTATGATAAAACCCTAGTGGTATGCTGCCGTAGAGGTCCCATGTACGTTAGGGGGCCCACCCCTTGGAACCCTGCGGTCAGAGATCCCCTGCTGCGGTTCCTGGGTTGCTGAACTCACTTAAAAAATTAAAGGCTCATATTCAGGGAGTTACAATTCTACACCTTATTCCCCCCTGTTTCTTCCAGGCTATCGCTACAAATCCCAAATATTAAACATATGTTCGTCAAAGAAGGGAGGTGTGGGGCCGTTGCATAGCCCCGGAGTGGTGCGTCTGTCGCATCACACACCTTTCCCGTCCCGGATTCGGCATAGTCGCGAACCGGGATTAGCAAATAACCTCAGGGCTCCAAGGGTAGCCGGCTAGTTATAGCCAAACCCATATTGACATGTGAGTTGACAGATAAGAAGTTCAACAAACAGCTCCAGGCGATTCTCCTGGGGGAACACTATAAAGATGACGTCCAAGCAGCCTGTGTATTGGACTGGCTGGAGGTCAACCTGACATCCCTGGTGGGAAAGCTCACCCTGGCAGGCCTGCGAGAAAGATACCAGCAGGAGGGCCAGGTGCTGACGAATGAGTTCCACATCAACGACAGGATGCACCTGAGCCTGCTGCGTGAGACAGAGAAGGGAGAGAACTACCGGTACGTGCTCCAGGTCAGCTGTGACGGCCAACGCGTGGCCAGGCTGAGCATTGAGCCGATAAGATGGAATAAGGACCTTGTCAAGCTCAAGATGGAGAACGAGCTGCTGTACGGTGATTGGCTGGAGTACTACATGCTGATCACCGAGACGCTGGGGCTGGTGGAGCACAGCCTCCACCGCCTCGACATCGCCTACGACAGCTACGGCAAGTTTAAAATCCTTAAGTTCCTTTTACACTACTGTGAAGAGATAAGCACCAAGCACACCTTCACCAAGTGTGGGAAGGCAACTCTCACAGAATCCAAGAATTCCATCATTATCGGAAGCCAGAAGACAGGGAAAGTCATCTCTATATATCCAAACAAGGTGAAGGAGGCTAGGGACAACGAAAAGCAGTGGATACTGGACCACTTCGAACGCCTTGAATTCGACCTAAACGACAAGAGGGGTATAACCAGGATTGAGGAGAGGATGGGGAGCCAGTATCTGGGTGACTTCGACATTCCTATCAGCAGGCTGGTCGAGCAGGGGTTCCTGTGGTCCATCTTCATGCATGCGGTGGGGAAGAACCTGGACTTCAACCTGAAGGAGAACAAGGCTAATCTTAGCCTCCCTAATTATACGTCTGAGCCTATCAGTCTGCTCAACAAGGACCTCTTCGAGGTGGAGGAGCTCCAGCCAAGGAAGAAAGCAGGGTTGTCCGACGAGGCCAGGAGAATCAGGGCAGACCGCAGGGAGATCCGGGAGTGTGTCAGCCGCTACCTAGCCGAGGGCGACATTGAGGTAATACACTCCATGCAGCGTGACATCCGCGAGGGAGAGTACAGGCTCCTGCCGGTTACCCGCTACAGCCAGAGATACGGCTATAAGGGGAACACCCAGCAAAACCAAGAGAAAATCAGGTTGCTGGTGAAGGATCACATCGACTGGTGCAGCCCGGAAAAGACTAGGCAGGTACTGGAGCGAATGGAATACGCCATGACGCTCCTGGTGACCGACGACACGGCACCTGCCGAAGCCACGCCCACGGTGTGGCCGGTGGGGGAGTTTGACACGGTAGAGGAAATTGCAAGCGAGGCACCGCAGCGTAGCCTCGCTTTTATAGACGTGTCGGCCTCCCCTCACGCACACAGGGGGGCTATGATTCGGTGGTGTATCGTTGGCTATTGCCCGCTGGTTGTTAGGGGAAGTGCCTGGATGCCCATCAGGGGCCCCTGCTGGGGCTTTCAAGATAGTTGAGGCGGGGAAATTTATGCGTACCATAACCTAAGTTTATCGGCACCAAAACTACCTAATAAGGTATGGAAACTGGGCCGCTAAAGCCTCTGCTGTTAGGTTATATACCCTCCCCCGGGAGGAGGTGGTTGTATCCCCTCTCCCCTACCACTGGTGGGAGGGGAGATAATGTTGTGGGTACTACTTGTACCGGACCTTGCAAAATTTTGGATTCAGAATTCAAGAAGCTACCCCCCTCCACGCGGGCCAGGGAATAAAATTTTTTGGGGTAAGAATCTTAGTGGGATACTTAAGGATTATAAAAAATTATAAAGAATCCCGTAACTAGAATGGTATAGCAGTAAGCCTCGTCTTAAAAAATTGGTTGAATGTAAATGTATGCGACCTACTCTCCTATGACCAAAGTATCCTGTGTGCTATAAGTAAAGATCCCCTGCCCTCCCCGAACATTCGTCGGCAGCACGACGGGCGGCTCAAATGGATCCTCGTTGGCACGGGCAGCCTGCTGCAGTGCCCGCTGAAAGTAGTAGTTGGCTTGAGTGACCCGGTATAAGACGACGCGGTAGGGATAGTGTGTGGCAGGAACGTCCAGTCGGAACGTCAACTCCCCCTCTCCTGAGAGCGAGTGATCATAGTACTCCGCTTTCCTCTTGGTCTTCCCCTCCTGCTCGTACTCCAGGTAGATACCGTAGAAGCGGTTCCTAGGCTCGGCACCGTTCTCGCACCTAACCCTGATCTGGGTGCCGTCAAAGGCCCAGCCGATGATCTTTACCTGCTCCACAGGCTCCGTGGCGGCATAGAGCGTGTCGGCCTTGTCCCCGGTGATGATCCGCAGCCGCACCGAGTCTCCCGGAAGGATGGCAGGCATTATGTAGGCGCTGGCGTAGTTGACTAGTTTTCCGCTTTCCTTCTCTTTGTAGAAGATGTTCTGCAGCTGTATCGTTGTATCAGGAAGCAGGAGCTCCGCCTCCGCATTCCAAACCAACTGCAGGGCCAGGTCCTCCTGAAAGGTGCTGGTACGGATTAGGCTCAGACGGATGGGCTCCCCCGGCACGAGGTAGCCCTCTACGAAGAGTTTAGCGGGACTAAACGGCATCACCAGCTCAGACTCCTCCTTCAGCGAGCAGGAGCTTATGAGGAGCAGCAGCAGAAATACTAAAGGTCGAAGGTGCATGTGTAGCGAAGGGTTGGAGTGAAGGGAAGCAGTGAACGCTGCCTGGAGACGATCCGGCCCGTGCCGTCCTCCTGGCGCACCACGTCGAAGTAGAGGAAGTACGGGTTGGCGCGGTTGTAGGCATTGTAGATACCCACGTTCCACTCCGAAGTACTGCTGGTATGGCGTTTCTTATAAGTGACGCCTACATCAAGCCTATGACGCATAGGCGTGCGAACGTTATTGAACTGCCCGAAGGCAGGCAGTATCCTTGGGGCCTCTATGGGTATCATGCCCTGCGCCGGGATGATGCCCACCGGGAAGGTATAGGGGCTGCCCGTCTGGAGGAACCACTGCCCCGACAGCTGCCATCGCTCGTTGAAGGTGTACCGGGCAGTGGTGGAAAGCTGGTGCCGCACGTCCTGCACGGGGTATAGCCACTCCCTCTGACCGTTCTCCCCCTCCATCACCAGCCTGCTGTAGGCCAGGGTGTAGCTTGCCGTCAGCGCCAGGCGAGACCACTGGGCCTGCAGCTCCAGCTCCGCGCCGTAGGCACGGCCTGCATGAGGCTCGAAGGAGGTGGTAAAGTCCGACAGCAGCTCCGAGGCGTTGGCGTAGTGGAGCTGCCCCTCCAGCCAGCGGTGGTACACCCCGGCAGCCAGCTTATATTGCTTCACGGGCCTGCTTAATGATAGCCCTACCTGGTCCGAGCGCTGCACAGGCAGCCTGCCGGAGGCGAAGCGGAAGAAGTCGAAGGGCATGTGGATGCCCAGCACGTTCACCTGGTGGTGGAACTGATAAGTGCGGTCGTAGTAGAGGCTGCCTGTCCAGTTATCTTCACTTATCTCCAGCTTCAGACGCGGGGCAGATAGCACAGTCCCGTTATGCCTGTACAGGCGTGCTCCGGCGGAGTAGGTGACCCTGCCCGCTGTGGCCTGCGCCTGCGCGAACGCGCCAAGGAGGGGCAGTTTCTCCGTATAAGCGCTCTCCTGCAGCAGGCGTCCCTCCCGGTCCTCCTGAATGGATGCCATCTCGGCCTGCAGGTGCTGCAGGAAAGCCCCAGCCTCCACGAAACCCGTTTTGCCCAGAGGCATGCCCAGCAATAGCTTGGAGAAGTGTCCGGAGGTGGCTTGGTCCAGCAACCGCGTCTCCTGGCGCCTGTGCTCCATGGAGAAGGCGTAGCGGCTGTACCCTTGGGTGAGCTCCAGCCAAGCGGGGCCAAAGCGGTGCTTCCAACGGGCAGACAGGAGCCGGTTGCCCCAGCCGGAGGCAAGCGAGAAGCGGTTCGTGGTGCCGTCGTAACTGTCCCGGCTCCCGAACAGCGCCACCGACAGGCTCCCCTTCGGCAGGGCTGTGTACACCTGTAGGTTCATGTCCTGGAAGGCGTAGTCCGGCAGCGGGTTGTCCTGTCCCTCTTCACGGTGCAGCTGCTCATAGGCTTTCGCCAGAAGCTGGTAGTAGGAAGACTTGGCCTTCGCAAACACGCTGGTCTTGTACTTGGGCAGGTGCTGCTGGTAACTTAATTCTGAGCTCAGCACCCCCACCCCTACCTTCAGCTGGGGTGAGGAAACCTCCCTGGCGCGAGGCGTTGCCTCCAGGTAAGCCGACAGCCAACCGCCCTTGCTCGCTGCGAACCCGCCAGAGGTAAGGGAAACAGACTCATAGGCGTCTGGGTCCAGGGAGTTGTTGATTCCCATGAGGTGGGCCGGGTTGAAGACAGGTACACCCTGCAGGAGAATGGCCGTATGGGAGTTGCTTCCGCCGCGCACAAAGAGACCAGACTGCATCTCGCCTGTTTGGAGCACCCCCGGCTTGTATTGCAGGCCCCGCATCAGGTCCGCCTCCCCCAGCGGCTTGCCTATGGCTTCCAGTTCTTTTCGGGAAAGTTTTGCTGTCTCGGTACCGGGTGATGCGGGGGCAATAATTTCCACCTCCCCCAAACTGATGTTGTCCCGCTTTAGGTACAGGCTTAGCTGCACTTTGGGCCTTACCAGCACGGTGGTATCCTGGTAGCGGGTGTGGCTCATGCGAAGCGGAAGGAGACTATCTATTGGGATGCAGGCAGGCAGGGAAAAGCGCCCCCTCC is a window of Pontibacter kalidii DNA encoding:
- a CDS encoding 3-hydroxyacyl-CoA dehydrogenase family protein; protein product: MTLADIKTIGVVGAGTMGQGIAQICAQAGYTTILFDINAQVLEKAQQTTIQNLDKGIERGKLTETEKETALANLTYTGDTLQLSCDVIIEAVVERLEVKQSIFQELASINTPDTILASNTSSIPITQIAAAVPNPERVVGMHFFNPAHIMKLVEVISGAATSPEVAQTIRQLAEKLGKTAVMAQDSPGFIVNRVARHFYVEGLKLLEEGVADVETIDKLMQASGFKMGPFELMDLIGVDTNYSVTTSMFEAFHYDAKFRPSRIQQQKVDAGHHGRKSGKGFYTYEK
- a CDS encoding Rieske (2Fe-2S) protein; this translates as MRSKLLLLPLLAILAGACSKDNSNSPIIPYVPVNAQLNINSQLYPDLRQDGGYAYLPDGYKGIIVVRQNAGSYLAFERTCTYDPTNECVLEVDPSRLYITDPCCGSQFNLQGQVIGGPAISALLQYRTSLVASTLYISN
- a CDS encoding DUF4249 family protein, giving the protein MHLRPLVFLLLLLISSCSLKEESELVMPFSPAKLFVEGYLVPGEPIRLSLIRTSTFQEDLALQLVWNAEAELLLPDTTIQLQNIFYKEKESGKLVNYASAYIMPAILPGDSVRLRIITGDKADTLYAATEPVEQVKIIGWAFDGTQIRVRCENGAEPRNRFYGIYLEYEQEGKTKRKAEYYDHSLSGEGELTFRLDVPATHYPYRVVLYRVTQANYYFQRALQQAARANEDPFEPPVVLPTNVRGGQGIFTYSTQDTLVIGE
- a CDS encoding TonB-dependent receptor plug domain-containing protein → MFDAETRLPIAEVVISTPSAHAVSDGRGRFSLPACIPIDSLLPLRMSHTRYQDTTVLVRPKVQLSLYLKRDNISLGEVEIIAPASPGTETAKLSRKELEAIGKPLGEADLMRGLQYKPGVLQTGEMQSGLFVRGGSNSHTAILLQGVPVFNPAHLMGINNSLDPDAYESVSLTSGGFAASKGGWLSAYLEATPRAREVSSPQLKVGVGVLSSELSYQQHLPKYKTSVFAKAKSSYYQLLAKAYEQLHREEGQDNPLPDYAFQDMNLQVYTALPKGSLSVALFGSRDSYDGTTNRFSLASGWGNRLLSARWKHRFGPAWLELTQGYSRYAFSMEHRRQETRLLDQATSGHFSKLLLGMPLGKTGFVEAGAFLQHLQAEMASIQEDREGRLLQESAYTEKLPLLGAFAQAQATAGRVTYSAGARLYRHNGTVLSAPRLKLEISEDNWTGSLYYDRTYQFHHQVNVLGIHMPFDFFRFASGRLPVQRSDQVGLSLSRPVKQYKLAAGVYHRWLEGQLHYANASELLSDFTTSFEPHAGRAYGAELELQAQWSRLALTASYTLAYSRLVMEGENGQREWLYPVQDVRHQLSTTARYTFNERWQLSGQWFLQTGSPYTFPVGIIPAQGMIPIEAPRILPAFGQFNNVRTPMRHRLDVGVTYKKRHTSSTSEWNVGIYNAYNRANPYFLYFDVVRQEDGTGRIVSRQRSLLPFTPTLRYTCTFDL